The following proteins are co-located in the Mycolicibacterium goodii genome:
- the pyrF gene encoding orotidine-5'-phosphate decarboxylase, with protein MTGFGQRLDAAVSARGPLCPGIDPHPELLKAWGLSVDPDGLRAFCEICVAAFADFAIVKPQVAFFEAYGSAGFAVLEDTIAALRGSGVLVLADAKRGDIGSTMAAYAAAWAGDSPLAADAVTASPYLGFGSLQPLLDTAAANGRGVFVLAATSNPEGVGLQRAMAGDVTVAQSIVDAVSRANRAADPATRDGDPLGPFGVVIGATVAEPPDLHALRGPVLVPGVGAQGGRPEALGGLGGARRLLPAVSREVLRAGPAVADVRAAAERLREQVAYLA; from the coding sequence ATGACGGGTTTCGGGCAGCGGCTCGACGCCGCGGTGTCGGCGCGCGGGCCGCTGTGTCCCGGTATCGACCCGCACCCCGAGCTGCTCAAGGCGTGGGGGTTGAGCGTCGACCCCGACGGCCTGCGCGCGTTCTGCGAAATCTGTGTGGCGGCGTTCGCCGACTTCGCGATCGTCAAACCACAGGTGGCCTTCTTCGAGGCGTACGGCTCGGCGGGTTTCGCGGTGCTGGAGGACACCATCGCGGCCCTGCGCGGCTCGGGTGTGCTGGTCCTCGCCGACGCCAAACGCGGCGACATCGGCTCCACGATGGCGGCCTATGCCGCGGCGTGGGCCGGTGACTCACCACTGGCCGCCGACGCCGTGACGGCGTCGCCGTACCTCGGATTCGGCTCGCTGCAGCCACTTCTGGACACCGCCGCGGCCAACGGCCGCGGGGTGTTCGTGCTCGCCGCGACCTCCAATCCCGAAGGCGTCGGCCTGCAACGCGCCATGGCCGGCGATGTGACCGTCGCCCAGTCCATCGTCGACGCGGTCTCGCGGGCCAACCGGGCGGCGGATCCGGCGACCCGCGACGGTGATCCGCTGGGACCGTTCGGGGTCGTCATCGGAGCGACCGTGGCCGAACCGCCGGACCTGCACGCATTGCGCGGTCCGGTCCTGGTGCCCGGCGTCGGCGCGCAGGGCGGCAGACCCGAGGCGCTCGGCGGCCTCGGCGGTGCGCGGCGGCTGTTGCCCGCGGTCTCCCGCGAGGTGCTGCGGGCCGGTCCCGCGGTCGCCGATGTGCGCGCCGCGGCCGAGCGCCTGCGCGAGCAGGTGGCCTACCTCGCCTGA
- the mihF gene encoding integration host factor, actinobacterial type yields the protein MALPQLTDEQRAAALEKAAAARRARAELKDRLKRGGTNLKQVLTDAETDEVLGKMKVSALLEALPKVGKVKAQEIMTELEIAPTRRLRGLGDRQRKALLEKFDQS from the coding sequence GTGGCCCTTCCCCAGTTGACCGACGAACAGCGCGCGGCAGCGTTGGAGAAGGCTGCTGCCGCACGTCGAGCGCGAGCCGAGCTCAAGGATCGACTCAAGCGCGGCGGCACCAACCTCAAGCAGGTGCTCACCGACGCCGAGACCGACGAGGTCCTCGGCAAGATGAAGGTTTCCGCGCTGCTGGAGGCTCTGCCCAAGGTGGGCAAGGTCAAGGCGCAGGAAATCATGACCGAACTGGAGATCGCCCCGACCCGCCGTCTGCGCGGCCTCGGCGATCGCCAGCGCAAGGCCTTGCTGGAGAAGTTCGACCAGTCCTAA
- the rpoZ gene encoding DNA-directed RNA polymerase subunit omega: MSTSHADAQLNAVDDLGIDSSAASAYDTPLGITNPPIDELLERVSSKYALVIYAAKRARQINDYYNQLGDGILEYVGPLVEPGLQEKPLSIALREIHGDLLEHTEGE, from the coding sequence GTGAGCACCTCGCACGCCGATGCGCAGCTGAACGCTGTGGACGACCTCGGTATCGACTCGTCCGCCGCCAGCGCCTACGACACGCCGCTGGGCATCACCAACCCGCCCATCGACGAGTTGCTCGAGCGCGTGTCGAGCAAGTACGCGCTGGTGATCTACGCGGCCAAGCGGGCCCGCCAGATCAACGACTACTACAACCAGCTCGGCGACGGCATCCTCGAATACGTCGGCCCGCTGGTCGAGCCCGGCCTGCAGGAGAAGCCCCTCTCGATCGCGCTGCGCGAGATCCACGGGGACCTCCTCGAGCACACCGAAGGCGAATAA
- a CDS encoding DUF2330 domain-containing protein has product MSRCLRVAFVALFIALGTNVAAPAWACGCGAYIPDNAHAAVTDERALITWDGSTQSILMSFTVRGGSDRAEWVMPLPAAAQVTLGDAAVFDELARISAARIEYRDSWWPTFDWLRGSSDRVADARAGAADGAVTVLGSQQIGPFTVTRLAAGDPVALAAWLTDRGFPYPPGLERNIAPYLAEGWETVAIQLTPAAPGEQLAGDLQPLRLSFTSDTVVYPMRLSRAAVGTQSVDLYVLGEHRMDPSATPVPGRLPTLEFSGPVDASAVAPALRPYLESGSYLTRWSDRIPQPDLIDGDYVFTRADTDTVYQKVVVLTRDHGAVSGFVLLAGAGAAAVLTIVGAVVLRRRRIGQTALPAQAQAQAQTQAR; this is encoded by the coding sequence GTGTCCCGGTGCCTGCGCGTCGCGTTCGTCGCGCTGTTCATCGCCCTCGGCACCAACGTCGCCGCGCCGGCATGGGCCTGCGGGTGCGGTGCCTACATCCCGGACAACGCCCACGCGGCGGTCACCGACGAACGTGCGCTGATCACCTGGGACGGCAGCACGCAGAGCATCCTGATGTCGTTCACGGTGCGGGGCGGCTCGGACCGGGCCGAGTGGGTGATGCCACTGCCCGCGGCCGCGCAGGTGACCCTCGGTGACGCGGCGGTGTTCGACGAGCTCGCGCGGATCTCCGCTGCGCGCATCGAGTACCGGGATTCGTGGTGGCCGACGTTCGACTGGTTGCGCGGGTCTTCGGACCGGGTTGCCGATGCGCGTGCCGGGGCTGCCGACGGCGCCGTCACCGTGCTCGGCAGCCAACAGATCGGCCCGTTCACCGTCACGCGCCTGGCGGCCGGGGATCCGGTGGCGTTGGCCGCGTGGCTGACCGACCGCGGGTTCCCGTACCCGCCCGGGCTGGAGCGCAACATCGCGCCGTACCTGGCCGAGGGCTGGGAGACCGTCGCAATCCAACTCACCCCCGCGGCGCCGGGTGAGCAGCTCGCGGGAGACCTTCAGCCGCTGCGGTTGTCGTTCACCTCCGACACCGTCGTCTACCCCATGCGCCTGTCCCGCGCGGCCGTCGGCACACAGTCGGTCGATCTGTATGTGCTCGGCGAGCACCGCATGGACCCGTCCGCGACGCCCGTTCCCGGGCGGCTGCCGACGCTGGAGTTCTCCGGCCCGGTCGACGCCTCGGCCGTCGCGCCCGCCCTGCGGCCCTACCTGGAATCCGGTTCGTACCTGACCCGTTGGAGCGACCGGATCCCGCAACCGGATCTCATCGACGGCGACTACGTGTTCACCCGGGCCGACACCGACACGGTCTATCAGAAGGTCGTGGTGCTGACCCGCGACCACGGCGCGGTCAGCGGGTTCGTCCTGTTGGCAGGCGCCGGGGCGGCCGCAGTGCTGACGATCGTCGGTGCGGTCGTGTTGCGGCGCAGACGGATCGGACAGACCGCCCTTCCGGCTCAGGCCCAAGCTCAGGCCCAAACTCAGGCGAGGTAG
- the gmk gene encoding guanylate kinase, whose translation MTVGRGAGHRATDEPARRARVVVLSGPSAVGKSTVVRCLRERLPDLYFSVSVTTRAPRPGEVDGVDYTFVTPERFQQLIDNGELLEWAEIHGGLHRSGTPAAPVRAATAAGRPVLIEVDLAGARAVKRAMPEVVSVFLAPPSWDELVRRLSGRGTETPEVMATRLDTARAEMAAQSDFDRVVVNRQLDSACAELVSLLVDSR comes from the coding sequence TTGACTGTCGGCCGTGGGGCCGGACATCGCGCGACCGATGAGCCCGCACGCAGGGCTCGGGTCGTCGTGCTGTCCGGCCCCTCAGCTGTCGGGAAGTCGACCGTGGTCCGCTGTCTGCGGGAGCGGCTCCCTGACCTGTACTTCTCCGTGTCCGTCACCACCAGGGCGCCCCGTCCCGGGGAGGTCGACGGCGTGGATTACACCTTTGTCACCCCGGAACGCTTCCAGCAGTTGATCGACAACGGGGAACTGCTCGAATGGGCGGAGATCCACGGCGGGCTGCACCGCTCGGGCACCCCGGCCGCGCCGGTGCGGGCCGCCACCGCGGCGGGCCGGCCGGTCCTGATCGAGGTCGACCTGGCCGGCGCCAGGGCCGTCAAGCGGGCCATGCCGGAGGTCGTATCGGTGTTCCTGGCCCCGCCGAGCTGGGACGAACTGGTGCGCCGCCTGTCCGGCCGCGGCACCGAAACGCCCGAGGTGATGGCCACACGCCTGGACACCGCCAGGGCCGAAATGGCTGCTCAATCCGATTTCGACCGGGTCGTGGTGAACCGGCAGTTGGATTCGGCATGCGCGGAATTGGTATCCTTGCTGGTGGACAGTCGATGA
- the coaBC gene encoding bifunctional phosphopantothenoylcysteine decarboxylase/phosphopantothenate--cysteine ligase CoaBC: MSARSRIVVGVAGGIAAYKACTVVRQLTEAGHSVRVVPTESALRFVGAATFEALSGNPVHTGVFTDVHEVQHVRIGQQADLVVIAPATADLLARAAAGRADDLLTATLLTARCPVMFAPAMHTEMWLHPATVDNVATLRRRGAVVLEPAAGRLTGADSGPGRLPEAEEITTLAQLLLERSDALPYDLSGVKALVTAGGTREPIDPVRFIGNRSSGKQGYAVARVMAQRGADVTLIAGNTAGLIDPAGVEMVHIGSATQLRDAVSKHAPDAHVLVMAAAVADFRPAQVAAAKIKKGASEPSSIDLVRNDDVLAGAVRARAEGQLPNMRAIVGFAAETGDANGDVLFHARAKLKRKGCDLLVVNAVGENRAFEVDHNDGWLLSADGTESALEHGSKTLMATRIVDSIAAFLKSQDG; encoded by the coding sequence GTGAGCGCGCGCAGCCGAATCGTCGTCGGCGTCGCCGGCGGAATCGCCGCCTACAAGGCGTGCACGGTGGTCCGTCAACTCACCGAGGCCGGACATTCGGTGCGGGTCGTGCCCACCGAGTCCGCGTTGCGCTTCGTCGGCGCCGCGACGTTCGAGGCGCTGTCCGGCAACCCGGTGCACACCGGCGTGTTCACCGACGTCCACGAGGTGCAGCACGTCCGCATCGGCCAGCAAGCAGACCTCGTCGTCATCGCACCCGCCACCGCTGATCTCCTGGCCCGGGCGGCCGCGGGACGCGCCGACGACCTGCTGACCGCGACGCTGCTGACCGCGCGATGTCCGGTCATGTTCGCGCCCGCGATGCACACCGAGATGTGGCTGCACCCGGCCACCGTCGACAACGTCGCCACGCTGCGTCGTCGCGGCGCGGTGGTGCTGGAACCGGCCGCAGGCCGCCTCACGGGCGCCGACAGCGGCCCGGGGCGCCTGCCCGAGGCCGAAGAGATCACCACGCTCGCCCAGCTGCTGCTGGAACGCTCCGACGCACTCCCGTACGACCTGTCCGGCGTCAAGGCCCTGGTGACCGCCGGTGGCACCCGTGAGCCCATCGATCCGGTGCGCTTCATCGGCAACCGCAGCTCCGGCAAGCAGGGTTACGCCGTGGCGCGGGTCATGGCCCAGCGCGGCGCCGACGTGACGCTCATCGCGGGCAACACCGCAGGCCTGATCGACCCGGCGGGAGTCGAGATGGTCCACATCGGCTCGGCGACCCAGCTGCGCGACGCGGTGTCCAAGCACGCCCCCGACGCGCATGTCCTGGTGATGGCCGCGGCCGTCGCGGACTTCCGTCCCGCGCAGGTGGCCGCGGCCAAGATCAAGAAGGGCGCCTCGGAACCCAGCTCGATCGATCTCGTCCGCAACGACGACGTGCTGGCCGGTGCGGTTCGCGCGAGGGCCGAGGGACAGTTGCCAAACATGCGCGCGATCGTCGGATTCGCCGCCGAAACCGGCGACGCCAACGGCGACGTGCTGTTCCACGCGCGGGCGAAACTGAAGCGTAAAGGCTGTGACCTGCTGGTCGTCAACGCCGTAGGGGAGAACAGGGCATTCGAGGTCGACCACAACGACGGATGGTTGCTGAGCGCCGATGGCACCGAGTCCGCGCTGGAGCACGGTTCGAAGACGCTGATGGCCACCCGTATCGTGGACTCGATTGCGGCCTTCCTGAAGAGCCAGGACGGGTAG